In Candidatus Nealsonbacteria bacterium DGGOD1a, one DNA window encodes the following:
- a CDS encoding nitronate monooxygenase codes for MPKDKLTKLLDIKYPIIQGGMAGISESMLVSAVSNAGGLGVIGSGFASPEWLAEEIKKTKTLTDKPFGVNLLMQNPQVGDLVKVAVDAKVPAIFTGGGNPLPLMFCLKKAGIKIIPVVPSVRLAVKMEQAGADAVVVEGLESGGHIGENTTMCLVPQAAHAVKNVPVIAAGGICDHKTFIAALVLGADGVQMGTRFLASCECRIHENYKKAVINASDEDIIVVARSTKHPLRLIKNKFADRIDKIESEKIDLKTDRFSGAMVINGNTDMSPLLCGICAGSIRQIKTCDEIIKEIVGESNRNPKFVDEFIMDCQKAVSN; via the coding sequence ATGCCGAAAGACAAACTAACAAAGCTTTTGGATATAAAATATCCGATTATCCAAGGCGGCATGGCCGGAATTTCGGAATCAATGCTGGTGTCGGCAGTGTCTAATGCCGGGGGCTTGGGCGTTATTGGTTCGGGATTTGCGTCTCCGGAATGGCTGGCCGAAGAAATTAAAAAGACCAAGACGCTTACCGATAAACCGTTCGGGGTGAATTTATTGATGCAGAATCCCCAAGTTGGCGATTTGGTTAAAGTGGCTGTTGATGCGAAAGTTCCCGCAATTTTTACGGGTGGCGGGAATCCTTTACCGTTGATGTTCTGTTTAAAAAAAGCGGGAATAAAAATAATTCCCGTAGTTCCTTCGGTGAGATTGGCGGTAAAAATGGAGCAGGCGGGAGCGGACGCGGTAGTAGTGGAAGGGCTGGAATCGGGCGGCCATATCGGAGAAAACACGACCATGTGTTTGGTGCCGCAGGCGGCCCACGCCGTAAAAAACGTTCCGGTTATCGCCGCAGGAGGAATTTGCGACCACAAAACATTCATTGCCGCTTTGGTTTTGGGGGCTGACGGCGTACAAATGGGGACGCGCTTTTTGGCCTCATGCGAATGCCGAATTCACGAAAATTACAAGAAAGCGGTTATAAATGCCAGCGACGAAGATATTATTGTGGTTGCTCGTTCGACCAAACATCCATTACGGTTGATCAAAAACAAATTCGCTGACCGGATTGATAAAATTGAAAGCGAGAAAATCGATTTGAAAACAGATCGTTTTTCGGGCGCGATGGTTATAAATGGCAATACCGATATGTCGCCGCTGTTATGCGGTATTTGTGCGGGCAGTATCCGCCAAATTAAAACTTGCGACGAAATTATCAAAGAAATAGTCGGCGAATCGAATCGGAATCCTAAATTTGTTGATGAATTTATTATGGATTGCCAAAAAGCTGTTAGCAATTAA